The genomic interval TTCCTCTGATTGCCATATTGATTGGCATATCCGATAATCTTGTGCAGTGGTTGTTTAAAGGAGAATTTCTGAAACTCGCTTTTTTAATTAAAATAACATCTCCCATTATTTTATTCCTGACGGTGGGAAGTATTTTTGGAACTCAAATTTTAATACCTACGGGAAAAGAGAAAGATTTTACTATCTCGTTAGTAATTGGTGCAGTAGTGAATGTATATTTCAATTTCCTTCTCATTCCAAAATACGGAGCTGTGGGAGGTTGTATAGCTTACGCTTTATGCCAACTGTCTGTGTCCATGTACCAGTTTTTTGTCACGAAAAAATATATCAATTTGGAAGAAATATCGCAAGATTTGTGGAAATACCTTGTTGGAGCTGTAATTGTGTTTGTTTCACTTTCCTTTGTCGATAAACTTCAACTAAGTCATCTCTGTATTCTCATAGTGCATTTAATAACAGCTGTTTTGGTGTATATTTTGGCTACAAGTCTTTTAAAGACTGATATAAACATATTTTTAGCATCTAAAGTAAGTGAATTCATTAGGGGAAGGGAGAAAGAGCTGAATGAAAATATTAATATATAGCGATGCGGAAAATTTTAATTTTTTCAGAAAAATGGTGAAACCTCTAAACGAACTGGGACATGAGGTTCATTTTTTAACAAACAATTTTTACAATTACTTAAAAGTTAAAAAACAAGGCTATAAATTTTTTCTGGTAAAAAGAGCCGATAAAAAATCATCTGTCGAAAATATTCCTGATAGTCTGCTGATGGGGCTTATAAATTTAAAAAACGCAAAAAAACTTTATTCAAGCATTGTTTTTACGTTAGAAACTCTTAATGACAAGCATAACTATAATTTATTTATGACATGGAACGGTCATAACATTATTGGTCAGAGTTTTGAAACTTTTGCAAAGCAACATAATATAAAAATGCTTTATCTTGAAATTGCAAACATTGACGGAAAAATATTTGCCGATCCTCAAGGTGTTAATGCGCTTTCATCTTTGTTTGCAAATCCAGAAATTCTTGAGGAGTTTGAAGTTGATGAAGCAAAATTTGAGGAATGGCGAGAAAATTATTTAAAGAATAAATTGAAATCACACATTGTTCGTCAAGCTATTATTAAAAAAGTCGATTTAAAAGATTTGATCTTTAACTATATTTTAGGACTCTTTAAAAAATTTATTCTCGGAGTTCCCAATTTTCCTAAGATTTCTATGATCCATTTTTTCAAAAAAAGATTGAAAAATAAAGCTCAACAAAAGTACGGCTACGATGATTTAAACATAGAAAAAGAAAACTATATTTTTTATCCTATGCAAGTTTCAAGCGATACTCAACTCATGATAAACAGTGATATAGATAATGCTCAAGCAATAGAGATTGCTTCGGCAAAAGCAAGAGAAAAAGGAATTAAACTTCTTGTAAAACCTCATCCTGCTGAAACAAACAAAGTTTTTATAAAGAAAATATTTGACTTAAAAGAAAAATACGGCTTTTACTTTGTAAAGCACAATACATTTCAGCTAATCAGCAATTCTGACGAAGTAATCACAATAAATTCAACAGTAGGACTGGAAGCAAAAAT from bacterium carries:
- a CDS encoding polysaccharide biosynthesis C-terminal domain-containing protein, whose product is MSNYAFMDKIIMGFISTLAQVGLYDINIKFLSIITPLVTSLSAVIQPRIANIYAKGDDAKIKEYTTLTIKVMLFLTFPLIAILIGISDNLVQWLFKGEFLKLAFLIKITSPIILFLTVGSIFGTQILIPTGKEKDFTISLVIGAVVNVYFNFLLIPKYGAVGGCIAYALCQLSVSMYQFFVTKKYINLEEISQDLWKYLVGAVIVFVSLSFVDKLQLSHLCILIVHLITAVLVYILATSLLKTDINIFLASKVSEFIRGREKELNENINI